The proteins below are encoded in one region of Lytechinus pictus isolate F3 Inbred chromosome 11, Lp3.0, whole genome shotgun sequence:
- the LOC129272073 gene encoding probable E3 ubiquitin-protein ligase MID2 gives MAEQPETEAFSSSSQNLTCPLCLEIFDVATIMTSCRHTFCLKCLKQYNLAHQNLDYMVCPLCMAISKFTSTNRVDDFLANVTVNGLVDDYYAKCGGMNAALEMRPKCTGCKFQRDAYSFCKTCNIYMCINCDHSHKQLTIFFEGHKIIPNDDIIKGTVIAGHSSDKCYIHKQEDKDMYCEDCKVHFCLKCVIDRHKNHTIKNRADFERELRLEVNDLVQRVATRKSELEKNIQNIELQRHEVDSAMQKLREDVNQAYSIKVKEQEENHRKLSEEINAFQHSFHDDLNTLKSKDRQRIKSICSSIKLVDKNRLGHLETDTLSAHALLCEELDAVLKKSTDNTSAVAITMITKEARNN, from the exons ATGGCTGAGCAACCTGAAACGGAAGCTTTTTCAAGCTCTTCACAAAACCTAACATGCCCGCTCTGTCTTGAGATCTTCGACGTGGCAACCATCATGACTTCTTGCAGACACACCTTTTGTTTAAAATGCCTCAAACAATATAACTTAGCCCATCAGAATCTTGATTACATGGTCTGTCCTCTCTGTATGGCGATCTCTAAGTTTACGTCTACTAACCGTGTCGATGATTTCCTCGCCAATGTTACGGTCAATGGATTAGTAGACGATTACTACGCCAAGTGCGGAGGGATGAATGCTGCCCTTGAGATGCGTCCAAAATGCACAGGGTGTAAGTTCCAGCGAGATGCTTACTCATTCTGCAAAACATGTAATATTTACATGTGCATTAATTGTGATCATAGCCATAAGCAGTTAACAATATTCTTTGAAGGTCATAAGATTATACCAAATGATGATATCATCAAGGGGACTGTCATCGCTGGCCATTCATCCGACAAATGCTACATCCACAAGCAAGAGGATAAAGACATGTACTGTGAGGATTGTAAGGTCCACTTCTGTCTCAAATGCGTGATTGACCGTCACAAAAATCACACTATCAAGAACAGAGCTGACTTTGAGCGGGAATTGCGACTTGAG gTTAATGACCTTGTTCAGCGAGTTGCCACGAGGAAATCTGAACtagaaaaaaacattcaaaacataGAACTACAACGTCACGAGGTAGACTCTGCTATGCAGAAACTCAGAGAGGATGTCAATCAAGCATACAGCATCAAGGTCAAAGAGCAGGAAGAAAATCATCGAAAACTCAGCGAAGAAATCAACGCTTTTCAGCATAGTTTCCATGATGACCTAAACACGTTGAAATCGAAAGATCGACAAAGAATCAAGAGTATTTGTAGTTCAATTAAATTGGTGGATAAGAACAGATTGGGTCATCTTGAGACAGACACGTTGTCTGCCCACGCCTTGCTTTGCGAGGAACTGGATGCTGTGTTGAAGAAGTCCACTGACAACACATCTGCAGTAGccataaccatgataacaaaGGAAGCGCGTAATAATTAA